In Variovorax paradoxus, a single genomic region encodes these proteins:
- a CDS encoding ABC transporter permease subunit encodes MHEVVTVASPAAVMTQPPPSKPAAPPAPAVAGAKLKTSAFKVPGEGSSVTISVVTVVALVALWFIVTNMGWVKPLFLPTPQAVFQQFYEYLTGQANDKPLWQHFLASMFRVFSAFFLACATAIPVGIAMGMSRFWRGIFDPPLEFYRPLPPLAYLPLIIIWFGIDELPKVLLIFLSCFAPLALAARSGMRSASQEQINAAYSMGASYMQVIRHVILPSALPDILVGMRIAIGFGWTTLVAAEMVAANMGLGQMVLNASNFLRTDIVIMGIIVIGVVAYLFDLLMRWLERRLVPWKGRM; translated from the coding sequence ATGCATGAGGTCGTCACTGTCGCATCGCCCGCCGCCGTCATGACGCAGCCGCCGCCATCCAAGCCCGCCGCGCCGCCCGCTCCCGCAGTGGCCGGCGCCAAGCTCAAGACCAGCGCCTTCAAGGTGCCGGGCGAGGGGTCGAGCGTGACCATCAGCGTGGTCACGGTGGTGGCGCTGGTGGCGCTGTGGTTCATTGTCACCAACATGGGCTGGGTCAAGCCGCTCTTCCTGCCCACGCCGCAGGCGGTGTTCCAGCAGTTCTACGAATACCTTACCGGCCAGGCCAACGACAAGCCGCTGTGGCAGCACTTCCTGGCGAGCATGTTCCGCGTGTTCTCGGCCTTCTTCCTGGCATGCGCCACAGCCATTCCGGTGGGCATTGCCATGGGCATGAGCCGCTTCTGGCGCGGCATCTTCGATCCGCCGCTGGAGTTCTATCGGCCGCTGCCGCCGCTGGCCTACCTGCCGCTCATCATCATCTGGTTCGGCATCGACGAACTGCCGAAGGTGCTGCTGATCTTCCTGAGCTGCTTCGCGCCGCTGGCGCTGGCCGCGCGCTCGGGCATGCGCAGCGCTTCACAGGAGCAGATCAACGCCGCGTACTCGATGGGCGCGAGCTACATGCAGGTGATCCGCCATGTGATTCTGCCGTCGGCGTTGCCCGACATCCTGGTGGGCATGCGCATCGCCATCGGCTTCGGATGGACCACGCTGGTGGCCGCAGAAATGGTGGCGGCCAACATGGGGCTGGGTCAGATGGTGCTGAACGCGTCGAACTTCCTGCGCACCGACATCGTCATCATGGGCATCATCGTCATTGGCGTGGTGGCTTACCTGTTCGACTTGCTGATGCGGTGGCTCGAGCGACGTCTTGTGCCCTGGAAAGGGCGCATGTAG